The Siniperca chuatsi isolate FFG_IHB_CAS linkage group LG9, ASM2008510v1, whole genome shotgun sequence genome includes a region encoding these proteins:
- the capn7 gene encoding calpain-7 yields MDCTALELDAVKFAKTAVTYDQNGKYNEAVFYYKEAAQALIYAGMAGSKLEGIQDKVNEYLDRVQALHNAVQAQKSDPLKSRQQVDLERAHFLVTQAFEEDEKGNDDEAIELYTQAVELCIKTSNETSDQVLQTKLKQLARQALDRAEGLKDSQSKSTVAQTQDRTGPSGTKPSSAGSSAGPVRQFFPLGPDFTLHDRPQPQPVRAVQSSEPQGQRYTSEEIEVLRSTSTINGIAYVPFMSVDLRERFAFPVPFSDKTGKLALSPKQKAIFSRWVRPDEICNNPTMIMSVSSFSIKQTVVSDCSFVASLAISAAYERRYNKKLITSVIYPQNRRGEPEYNPCGKYMVKLHINGVPRKVIIDDYLPVDRNGELLCSYSSNRNELWVSLIEKAYMKVMGGYDFPGSNSNIDLHALTGWIPERIAMHSDNQSFSKDDTFRMLFQRFHRGDVLITTATGVMTEEEGERWGLVPTHAYAVLDIRDYKGMRFLQLKNPWSHLRWKGRYSERDEKNWTPELLKYLNFDPKTAQKFDNGVFWIAWEDLCQYYDVIYLSWNPALFKDSSCIHSSWDGKQGPVKDVYSLANNPQYKLEVQCPTGGAAVWVLLTRHITDKDDFAQNREFITLVVYKTDGKKVYYPADPPPYIDGIRINSPHYLTKMRLTSAGTHTFTLVVSQYEKQNTINYTLRVYSRCKFTFSKIPNPFTHTKRINGQWKGLTAGGCGNYKDSYKHNPIYQINLERSGPLLVELRGSRQYSVGFEMVTVSTVGDPGPAAFQKKSSGDYRCGFCYMEADHVPAGLYNVIPTTFLPKQEGPFFLDFASTSPLKVSQLQ; encoded by the exons GAGGCGGCCCAGGCCCTGATATATGCTGGCATGGCAGGGTCCAAACTGGAGGGAATCCAGGACAAAGTGAATGAGTACTTGGATCGGGTCCAAGCCCTCCACAATGCTG TCCAGGCACAGAAGAGCGACCCGCTGAAGTCCCGGCAGCAGGTGGACCTGGAGCGTGCCCACTTCCTGGTCACCCAGGCCTTCGAGGAAGACGAGAAGGGGAATGATGATGAAGCCATTGAACTGTACACTCAAGCTGTGGAGCTGTGCATTAAGACG TCCAACGAGACATCGGACCAGGTGCTGCAGACCAAGCTGAAGCAGCTAGCACGTCAGGCTTTAGACAG GGCAGAGGGTCTTAAGGACTCCCAGTCCAAATCCACTGTAGCTCAGACTCAGGACAGGACGGGGCCTTCTGGAACCAAGCCCAGCAGTGCGGGCAGTTCTGCAGGACCGGTCCGCCAGTTTTTCCCCCTCGGGCCAGACTTCACCCTCCATGACCGGCCACAACCCCAGCCGGTCCGGGCGGTCCAGTCCAGCGAGCCCCAGGGACAGCGCTACACGTCAGAGGAGATTGAGGTGCTCAG gaGTACATCTACAATCAATGGCATAGCCTATGTGCCCTTCATGAGTGTGGACCTGAGGGAGCGATTTGCCTTTCCTGTCCCTTTCTC ggacaaaacaggaaaactgGCACTGTCACCCAAACAGAAAGCCATCTTCTCCCGCTGGGTCCGGCCAGACGAGATCTGCAATAATCCCACCATGATCATGTCTGTGTCCAGCTTCAGCATCAAACAG ACGGTGGTGTCTGACTGTTCGTTTGTGGCATCGTTAGCCATCAGTGCGGCCTACGAGAGGCGCTACAACAAGAAACTCATTACCAG cgtCATCTACCCTCAGAACAGACGAGGAGAACCAGAGTATAACCCCTGTGGGAAGTACATGGTCAAGCTTCACATCAACGGAGTTCCCAGGAAG GTGATTATAGACGACTACCTGCCGGTGGATCGTAACGGAGAGCTGCTGTGCTCCTACTCCAGCAACAGGAATGAGCTCTGGGTCTCTCTGATAGAGAAGGCCTACATGAAGGTGATGGGAGGCTACGACTTCCCTGGCTCCAACTCG AATATCGATCTGCACGCGCTCACTGGCTGGATCCCCGAACGCATCGCTATGCACTCAGACAATCAGTCATTCAGCAAGGACGACACTTTCCGTATGCTTTTCCAGAG GTTTCACAGGGGTGACGTCCTCATCACCACGGCAACTGGGGTGATGACAGAGGAAGAAGGGGAGAGATGGGGTTTAGTGCCAACACACGCCTACGCTGTTCTTGATATCAGAGACTACAAG GGAATGCGTTTCCTGCAGCTGAAGAATCCGTGGAGTCATCTGCGATGGAAGGGGCGTTACAGCGAGCGTGACGAGAAGAACTGGACACCTGAACTCCTCAAATACCTCAACTTTGACCCCAAGACAGcacagaagtttgataatg GTGTTTTCTGGATCGCATGGGAGGACCTTTGTCAGTACTATGATGTCATCTACCTGAGCTGGAACCCTGCCCTGTTCAAAGACTCTTCCTGTATTCACag TAGCTGGGATGGGAAGCAGGGCCCAGTGAAGGATGTCTACAGTCTGGCCAACAATCCCCAGTACAAGCTGGAGGTCCAGTGTCCAACAGGGGGAGCTGCTGTGTGGGTGCTGCTCACCAGACACATCACTGACAAG GATGATTTTGCACAAAACAGGGAGTTTATCACCCTTGTTGTTTACAAGACCGATGGGAAGAAGGTTTACTACCCAG CGGACCCCCCTCCTTACATCGACGGCATCCGTATCAACAGCCCACACTACCTGACCAAGATGAGGCTGACCAGCGCagggacacacaccttcacactgGTCGTTTCCCAGTATGAGAAACAGAACACCATCAACTACACACTGCGG GTATActccagatgcaaattcacCTTCTCTAAGATCCCAAATCCCTTCACTCATACGAAAAGG ATCAACGGCCAGTGGAAGGGGCTTACTGCTGGAGGCTGTGGGAACTATAAGGATTCATACAAACACAACCCGATCTATCAGATTAACCTGGAGCGGTCCGGACCGCTGCTCGTCGAGCTCCGAGGATCAAG gcagTACAGTGTTGGTTTTGAGATGGTGACGGTGTCGACAGTGGGGGATCCGGGCCCAGCTGCCTTCCAGAAAAAGAGCAGCGGAGACTACAG aTGTGGCTTCTGCTATATGGAAGCGGACCACGTCCCAGCAGGCCTCTACAACGTCATCCCCACCACCTTCTTGCCCAAACAGGAAGGACCCTTCTTCTTGGACTTTGCCAGCACCTCACCCCTCAAGGTCTCCCAGCTCCAATGA